A window of Hymenobacter aerilatus contains these coding sequences:
- a CDS encoding MFS transporter — translation MNFSTFRALRSRNFRLYFMGQALSLLGTWMQKTAVSWVVYSLTHSKLMLGVSVFATLFPAAVFSLVGGGVADRYNRYRVLLITQVLSMVQAALLTLTVYLQPNGVWSIIGLSVLLGIINGFDVPARQSLVHQLVEDKRDLPNALALNSSMVNLSKLLGPAVAGFALEHIGATACFGANTLSFIAVIGSLLALRLPAYMAVPHTQPILQELRAGLRYLRTTPHIRFVVLMLALVSLFALPFTTLMPVYAKDVFGGTATTFGLLDSAIGVGAFVGALYLASRPFGTNLNRVLTLNTFVFGIGLILFSHAPTYWLALLCIAIGAFGMMSQITISNTLLQTTARPDMRGRVISFYVLAYTGMVPLGSLLVGWISQYIGVQNTVLVQGLAALVLGAMHWRELRKQPLAPTALPPQANATQGLALSS, via the coding sequence ATGAACTTCAGTACGTTCCGGGCTTTACGAAGCCGCAATTTTCGCCTCTATTTCATGGGGCAAGCCCTATCCTTGCTGGGCACCTGGATGCAGAAAACCGCCGTGAGCTGGGTGGTCTACTCCCTCACGCATTCTAAGCTGATGCTGGGGGTGAGTGTATTTGCTACCCTATTTCCGGCGGCCGTCTTCTCGCTGGTAGGCGGCGGCGTAGCCGACCGCTACAACCGCTACCGGGTGCTGCTTATCACCCAAGTGCTATCCATGGTGCAAGCGGCCCTGCTCACCCTCACGGTTTATTTACAGCCCAACGGCGTCTGGAGCATCATTGGCCTAAGCGTGCTGCTGGGCATCATCAACGGCTTCGATGTACCGGCACGTCAGTCGCTGGTGCACCAATTGGTGGAGGACAAGCGGGATCTACCCAACGCATTGGCGCTCAACTCGTCGATGGTTAATTTATCGAAATTACTGGGGCCGGCTGTGGCAGGCTTTGCGCTCGAACACATAGGTGCCACGGCTTGCTTCGGCGCCAACACTTTGAGTTTCATCGCCGTCATTGGTTCGTTGCTGGCGTTGCGTCTGCCGGCCTATATGGCAGTGCCCCATACGCAGCCTATTTTGCAAGAGCTACGTGCAGGTCTGCGCTACCTGCGCACTACGCCTCATATTCGTTTTGTGGTGCTGATGCTGGCGCTGGTAAGTCTGTTTGCGCTGCCTTTCACCACGCTCATGCCTGTGTACGCAAAAGACGTATTTGGCGGCACGGCCACCACTTTTGGGCTGCTTGATAGTGCCATTGGGGTAGGCGCCTTTGTAGGAGCGTTGTACTTGGCCTCGCGCCCTTTCGGTACCAACCTCAACCGCGTGCTTACGCTCAACACCTTCGTGTTTGGGATAGGGCTGATTTTGTTTTCACACGCTCCTACCTACTGGCTGGCCCTGCTGTGCATTGCAATAGGAGCCTTTGGCATGATGTCGCAGATAACGATTAGTAATACCCTACTGCAGACGACTGCTCGCCCCGATATGCGTGGGCGCGTCATTAGTTTCTATGTGCTGGCTTACACAGGTATGGTGCCGCTTGGCAGTCTGCTGGTAGGCTGGATCAGCCAGTACATTGGCGTACAAAATACGGTGCTGGTGCAGGGGCTGGCAGCTCTGGTGCTAGGCGCCATGCATTGGCGCGAGTTGCGCAAGCAGCCCCTGGCACCTACCGCACTCCCCCCACAAGCCAACGCCACGCAGGGCTTAGCTTTATCGAGCTAA